Below is a genomic region from Eupeodes corollae chromosome 1, idEupCoro1.1, whole genome shotgun sequence.
CTTTTAAAATAAGACTAACATCATTCAATGTAAGGTCGAGGATTAAAGGTCCAAGATGACTTGTTTGAGGAAGGTACCCCAGATGTGGAAAAGATAGGTTTTAAAAgggagaaacaaaaaaaaactcgtaAATTCGATTCTCCAAGTATGATCTCAAACATAGAGTAAAACTCGGTGGAGCGCCAAAAGCTTTGAATTGAAGGCAAATGATATTATGATAAATTTGATCAAAGCCTTTGGCAAATTCTGTGTAGATCATGTCAACTTTATATTCTGTTTTTAAGAGTCATCAATGTTGGGAAAATGATTTCTAAAAGGTTTATAGTCGTtggaaaaccatttaaaaaaaaacatacatcgggtggcgcaacagtccgttgagaactagggcctacttACTtgcaactcttaaccattcctgtgtgcgagtaccgttgtcagggatgaatgggacctacagttttaaaccgaatccgaacggctaatttgagaacgcacttttcatgacaagaattactcttgaagaatttgtcaatttcttgcaagaggcagtacccgtgaaaaaactttagattacATAAGGCAGAAATCGAACCCAAGTTatctggtatgacagtccaacgaacgttttttttattcatttttattaattcattcttagaactatcttaaagctagacaaaaattcaaaaaaactagtctaattaaccataacttacagctaacttactggtcctctaaattaaacaataatacttatgtAGTTCTAATGCCTtttggccctaagatctatttaacttcaattcaattttatttatttctttctattcattagaaaattaaaaaaaaaaactaatatcaatatcctttttaatttttacttcaaaactacttaatataggtccttaatataaaacttaaaactaacttaaactacctataaactacttaaaagttaaaactagaacaaccacagcagcataTCTTACTATCTAACATGCctaacttaaaacttaaccctaaaactataaaaagccGGTCCCGGTCCGACTTGAGCCATGAGGTCcagattgtacaggagtcgcctatccacggttcgtcgtctggcGTGGTAGATTAGCttaactgccaatctatcctgtatcagaccgcatctgtctaaaaagggAAATGCCTCCGGAGGAATAAAGCTGCtaaagcgtgcactttcaaaatactcgacgttcggatagaacgccccgaaaaattaaattattggtcgaagacatagctcttgcaatgtgacctctaacgagttttatcacgaaattgtcgaTTCTATAGATTCGAGTCCCTTTGGgactcgttggaatagtaatgcacgaacAGAGATTCGATTGTTCGATATatgtaagccggtacagcgtcgtaaacactgccgctcaaaCACCCTGAACTTCTCCATCTGGTAAGGctcaacgttgaaccacacaggacaaccaatCGGCCTTATGAGGTCAAAACAAAACGGCCGTTTCGTCAAaccgaaggctcctctggccctggtcagagcagcatttatatgcctgtcgaaatataaatgctgatctaaccagataccgaggtacttcacaacacttttgctcgctaatgggtGCCCGTGAATatcaacgataaccatcttgcTCCAATTCTTGCACTTATCCCTTGTGGCtttagccaacggagtccggaacagaattgtctccgacttctggatatttgtcgaaatcacgctgtaagaaaattcttataacctcaacctttcgggccgttctgtacgcaattagattgtcggcgtacgcaattgcctttgtgagactacctatcagatcgctggtgtaaatgctgaagagaatcggcgaattcaccgctccctgttgaagacaaattttttttattgtccgcagcccacttagtcagagccctattgatgatcttttcgaaaactttgctgatgctcggaagaagatttatcgaccgaagatttgacgggttggagttgtccttttttttccgggagaggatgaactacagcggtcttccaatgcactggataatatgcattattcagtgcattgttgaagagtgtgctgtaaatgtcaattgcctccatcggtaaatgccttagtacaacgttggaaataccatcgacacctgctgactttttgttttttattgaattgaagatgaacTGAAGCTTAACCTTTGGCACTAACAAGGGagtatggcatttgccaaggaatcctcattgaaccgcatgaaaccgcggttctcataTCGCCATTGTGACATAtcacagtccaatgcactagccatcatgccacgggtactacggaaACCCATTTTAAACTGGTGAAAATACCGATCACATTTTTGTGatcttttttatgaattgggaaaataaataaatctaatcaGTAATCGGAAAACAAAACACGCACTGTGAGAAGGATAAAAGGAAAAGATTAGTAAGAGTTTTGGATTTGACacgtaaacattttttataagaatagaTGGGACACTACTAGGACCCGGACTAACTTCTAATTTTGCCATAATGTTATGAGTGTGTAGTAATTTAAGCCGTTTCCAAACACAAATTGTCCCttttctactttaaaaaaaatattttttgaatatttccacaaaacttatgatttttcaatttttcaaaacaaatcaaactaCTCGTATATATCGAAAAATTGAgcttgaatatttaaaacaaattcattccATGAAAAATGTTGGTAGAGAAATCTAACACAGAAACACTTCAAAGGAAATCACATTCAAAACATTTCCATTAATGCTAAAttagcttttttctttcttaaagttttttggcGGCATGACGGCCGCGTAGCTATAAAATACCAATAAAATACGccttttgttttctatttcgaAAAGGAGAAATCTAAACACACTTTATGTGTATACGACCAACaaataatgaaagaaaaaacaaaacattttgtttataagtttATTTGTCTTATAATccaaaagaacaaaagaaaaacaaaaaataagaagaatcgGTTATATAGACttgtaaaattatataaattgagAGCTTAGAACAAAGTCCATgttgattgattttgaaatctgtcTGTGCTGCGGACGACTTCAAAAGCAGAAAGACTTCAAATAACACGCCAACGCCAATGCCGCCATATTGGTCCAGACCACTTAATCGATTGATGATAATTGCGCAAACACACAATTAAAACTTTAGTTCCGGTTTGTATTTCAACATGTACTTGTCCAGCTTCTCCCAAAACGACATCAAAACCGCTCTGTCCAAATGCCTTTTGGTCTGGGACAGATTCAATAAGTTCACTGCCCATTTACCAACATTCCCGTCCAGTTTCATTTCGTTGAATCGCAAGTGGAAGGCGCATATCTTTGAGAAAATCTCCACTGGATTGCCATCCCATGGCCAGCCTTTGAATTGCCAAGCAGGACCCATGACGAAGACGGCAACAACGCGATTCCAGTCGTGCGGGGCGAGTTTCTGGTGGTTGTCTATGATGCGATAGGACACTGTGGTGTTGTTCTTTCGGCGTTGCAGCAACACCTCGTTGTCCCGCGAATATCCGCCCTTCTTTTTCTCCTCCGTCGATACGTACTTGAGATCCTGGAGGATGTCTTTTGCGTTGTACATCGTGATCAAGCTCGAGTTGGTTGAGggtatgatgatgatgggcgTCCTGGACACTCGCTTCGGCACGTTCGACGGCACcacttttggatttttgttgtcCAGCCCAAAGTTATTCGGTATTTGGGTCTTCCTCTGCGCACTAGAACCCTCTGTCACAGACTTCAGGGACATTCCGTGGTACGTTCCCATGGTGTCGATTTTGAATCCCTCGGTTTCCTCCTTTTGCCGGTTGAACCTTTCTTGATCGTATCTGTTGTATTGGGCCAGTTGTTGCTGCGGCTTCGATACACGCACTGGTTCCGGCACTTTTATGTTCTGTGGGGGTCTGTTGCGTCCCTCCTCGCGCGCCTTAATGCCTTGGAGCAGGGCTATTATGTTCTTAGCAAATATCTTTCCCGTACTCTGAAGGATCGTGGTTCGAGTTCGCCATTGACGCTCTCGGCTTATGATGTCCTTCGTTGAGTCCACGTCAAAATCAAGAATTGCCCTCATGTCATTGCCCATAACGTCTTCGTTGTCGTGTCGTTTGATTGTGATCCTCTTGTTGGCCAATCGTTTGGCCTTGATGGCAGCGATCTTCTCCACAGACATGGTCTCGGACAGCGATTTAATGTTGTCCACATTCACTGTGGCTTCTTTTCTGTTGACCGACCACCTCGCAGCCAGTTGTTCGCGTACCTTTTGTACCTGCATGTCTTCGAAACGGGCCTTCTTTGCGAATATCTCCGGCCCAGAGCCATCTGACTCCAATGGCCGCTTTATCTGTGTGGGGATCTCAAGAGGAGCACTCTTGTCGATGCTAGCACATGTGGACGTCTCGCCGTTGAGGTAGGCCAGCAGCTCCTTTCGATCGGGCCGATTGACGGCGGGTATGTCCTCCGCTGCACATTGCCGCACATAAACCGAATGTTGCAGCAGGACGTTTCGCAGCAGATACAGCAAGCACTCGAGGGAGTAGTATTCCTTGAGGGAACCATTTTTGCCAGAACCATATTTCAGGTAATTGGTTTTAACTGTTTTGTGCCACGAAAACTCACCGAATACAATTTGTGAATTCTTTTCGacgatttcttttttcttgataTTGTATTGGCGCAGCAGACTGAGGGGATCCGCCATGtttggttggtttttgttttaaacaaaacaacaattaaatgaaaaaacgaGAGAGTTGTTATTTTcgttagtttttatttactaatatttttaataatatcgacaaacgaaaaatattttttagcaacgctgatattttttctttaagcgaTAACTGACAGATgtcattttcttcgaaaaacatAGTTTAATATAGAAATGTTGGTAGTGCCGATTAATTAATGTTGGGTGTGTTCAATAAGTTCGTTAATTGCTATAGGgtatgttaaataattttggttCAAGGCTTAATTACATTATTTACCTACTTACAATCAATACTAAAGAACTTATGAGAAAACGTAATTTTCTTGGAGTGGCAGATATTAAACAGcatctttattttgtattacttttgaCATAAAAACCTATCTTGCAACGAAAATAAGgagtaatttttaaacttttgtttattttctcaaaCCTTATAATATAAGGTGTCCTTATTTTCTTTGACAACAAAGCTTTTTAATGCAAAGAAACAACAGATGGCGTTTGAAagttaattacaatttttaccGCCAAACCTACAGAGATCAATCATAGCTAATGAGTTAGATTCACTTTTAAGGGGGGGTTACATGAGAATTATTATCAACGAATATCTAGTATGTCAATGGCAAGAAtggttatgttttgttttatttacgtattttttatattgcgcTCTTGTTGTGCTAATTCTTCAGATGTCTTTCACGCACTTAAAGGATACTTCTCATAGCTACATAGCTTCCCACTTAAATTACTTACCAGCTAAATCCTCCTGTAAGAGAGTTGTGCGTTTCACATCCATCATTTtcataaatgtatgtattgggttattatttttcagttattctaatttttcagttgaaaagattttgacaaataaaaactaagaaaaaaaactgtaagaTCATTCATCGTCCGTTGTGTTTTAGTTTCAAATtcggatttgtcaaaaaattgtaaaatatgtcAAATAAAAGAGaacaaagtttaagtttttcaaaggaTGAAGCGGATCGTTGGTCAACATTGTGGaggaaaaaatttaatagaaaataaaaaatgtgagttatggcatttttcctaattttgttttgttgaaaatccaAGCTATTAAACTTTTATTGACTGGCCTCTACTTAACTAATATCTTGATTGGAATCGTGTGGACCTTTAGAAAGAATGCTATATAAGTGTATACTACAAAAATgtgtatcaataatttttgattttaaatgttgCTAGTGTAACAAAAGCTTTACACTTCTACTTAATTTTGTCACATTTTGTacgttttgttataatttttttcccaaaacatttcctttttcttaaattaaaattatagcccacttttttctttttgtttgcccaaaaataatgatatagtttttgttagttttttttttgcggtAACACTGTATTGTCAAATAGTTAtagtattttataggaagtAAAAAAAGTTCAAGTTTTGACATATATATCTTCCTCTCTCTACTTTTCTGCATTATTCAGATACAGATTAATTGAAGTACTGGCAGctaacattgaagcatttatttatGACTTGGGGTCTCCATTGAACATTTCCTATGACAGAACTATCGGTCATGACAGAACGAAATAAAACTTGTATACACTTGGAGAAACTTTCGTGACAAACCAATTTGTATTGGTTTGTAAATTAGAGCTTGTCTattaactttatcaaatgcagctttaaaatcaacaaagcaaGTCTATAGTTTCTTTTTCCTATCTACAAATTGTTTAGCAATGCTTGAAATGGCAAAGATATAATCCATGGTTGAAAAACCTGGGCGGAAACCAGCTTGAAAGATGCTCAAAAGACTGTTATCCTCAATCCATTTTGTGAGCCTTTCATATAGGAttgcagtaaaagtttttcttattgaaaataaaatacctctataattttccacagCGTTagcatcaccttttttaaaaatttcaaaaattacagaTTCGTTGAAACTGATAGGTACACATCCATCATTGTACAACTTGTTATAAAAGGACACGaggtagtttttgaaatcaatattgctgtttttataaaactcggCTGGTATGCCGTCTAGGCATACTGTTTAGTGtactctttggtccggaggaaTAATTGAACCTTACTTCTTCAAATACTATAATGGAACGACTGTAACCGTCAAATCAAAGAGTTATGGTCATACGATAACCGACTTTCCTTCCcttctattgaagaatacgacttgtagaatgtgtggtttcaacaagacggtgtcaACTGCCACAAAACTGACGCGAAAGGTCGAGTTTAGGCAGATAagcctttaactcttgagcacttaaaaaccaacattcgtcaagttatggcccaacatgtgtcaaaaagtggacGAAAATTACgttaaaagaatcgatgcttgcaacaattcaaGTGGTGGTCATTAAAATTACgaagtgtttcacacataatgttaACGTTCAatctttataattaaaaaaaaaatatcatgaaacaaaatagtttatatgtgttttatttacgtttatttttgaaaccccAAAATGGACCCCAAAATAACCTTATACAGGATTGGATACACTCAAAGACCTTAACATCTACTTTCATTTGTAcattaatttgaagtaaaatatcatctctttctttttttaactcaacagcATTTCGGTTAAACTCAAAAGGTGTCAAAAATGATTGTCACCAAAATAAAGTCATACAGTGCAAGCTACCCCCTAGTAACTCTACTGTCTGCTAGAAGTACTAAATTTATCTCAGCCTGCGCCTATGCAATAATTCTATGTTTTGACATATTCAGCCATCTTCGACTTACTGTTATACGGATGTGTACACAAGACCTGAAGtttcacacaaaaaagaaaacatcgaATCGATATATCGATGATGTTAAAACTTAAATcgccttcttttgttttgttgtgtgtGAGAATTATtgtgaattaataatttattttatccaaTTTTGCAATCGCatgcaatttcaatttcaactcAACTTGAAAACCCCAATTCTTCTTAACTAATTGATATTCGCCACTAAATAAGTTAAGACatacaatttcaattttgtgtggTGCAAAGTATTGAAAGACACAAgtgtaagaaaaatgtttgcaaacaaaaacaaataaaaagagggAAAAATTACCtaaagttgaaaatttattattcgtggacaatttttgtattctaagtgagaattagaaaaaagaacaaagtgTTAAAGGACATCCAATAAGagtataaattcaaattaaaaaattgaagacgAAAAAGTTGgtaggtaaaaatttatttcttattgtcTTCTGGTCGCGTTGTTGAAATCTAATTAtaaatttcttcatttttattgttcCCTCAAATTGTGTACAATTGTGTACTCAAAATATGTGGttccatgtttttgttttgattttgttgttgggCGTCTTCGAAACCAAAgagaaaagattaaaataaaaaaaagaacgacCAAAAGCCACAAGCAGCAGAGGTCGTTAAAAGCAGAAGCAGAATCAGAAGAGGacgtgtgtgtttttgtttttatttacaaacaaatttcaagctGTGGCTTCGTCTATGGCTGCTATGGCGAAACACCAAAAGCAATCACATCACAATATGTCACCTTCTCTTTGCAATTGCAAACAAGAATTGCACAATCTTTGCCTCTGTCTCTGCCtctctaaaaagaaaaacgtacaTAAATGACCATCGACCATTTCGCGGAGTGTGTCATCACATCatcaaataaatagtttaacgtataaacaaatgaaataacataaataattgaattaaattcgtttttcttgtttgttcTTTGTTTCGTAAAAATTTCGGATTCTTAAAATAGAAAGAAACCACAGTTGTTTCTGTTTGTTTCGTCGGTGTCCCTGTCCACACGTACGACATTTGTTCATAAATAGGTAACTATATAGTTAGTGTAGTGTTGATAAACAAACTGGCTTCTGGTTTTTAGATTCTGATTAAAATCGATTTGGTGGGAATCTTCTACGATGACGTTGTCTGTAAACTTGTACAGTCATTGTTTATGTCCTTTTATGATATTGTGCATTTTACATATGCCGGAAGTTATAAGTGTATCTATCTAAAtgtatgttttcatttcaaatatctcaaagcataatatatacatatattatataccTAACTAGaaggttgtttatttttttgtttggacttTCAAGGTCGTTTCTGTGAATTAATAAAGGCGCCAGTTGtagttttcattgaaaatatggACTATTACTATTTATTTGGAAGCATTTAGAAAGTAAAGTCattatgtatttctttttatcgAAATTATATGTTTTGACCCAATTATTACCTTTGCatataatttgtgttttgaaaaattgtaataacGGGGTtggttattaatttattatattgttaAGGGATTTTGGAATAAATAAGTGGGGGTGTCGTCagttaattcaaaattgttgtttCCTTTTATGCATACGTTTGATGTTGTCCTCTTTCAAGCGGGAGCTTCTTTCACATCACGTTTCATATCAACTAAGTTGTATGAGTAACACagttcatttcaattttgtttgaaatacatTACGCAATATCTAGTAAACCTGACAACATTTTAACTTTATGTGTTGCTGTGCTGTGTATCTTTATTGGTAGGAGGCAGAAAGATGAGTTTTAGGTTTGACTTGGTGCAATTGAAAGGCTTGTTGCATTTACAACTTGATTTGGACTTTTAACTTTTACTATTGTGATTTATTACAACCAagaacattttcaaacaaaaatattagttaaaaGATTTTAGTTTAATGATAACCGAAAATAAGTCCTTCAGTATGAATTTATACAATCAGAATAAGCAACAGTGGTAGTGGTAATGTTGGTATATTACGTGTAATTATGTATCTGCCTTATGCACCTAAAACAAAGCCGAAAATATTCAATGTACTTTAaggacaaaattatattttttgttaacaaagttttaatttaaacctATCTGACCAATTTCTCACAGTAAGAGGTTGGTAGTCTTCCAGCAGCACCTTTCTGAGATCATTTTGACTGAAATATGATGCAGTTTTATCCGGTCCTCCAAATAAATCCAAACATAAACTTAATGTGTTTCCATTGCGGAGGTGTCTCAACTACTGATGGACAGTTATACAGCAGCTACAAACGCACTTTGTTAGTTTTGCGTTTGGAATCGCtatcttggtaaaaatgtaaacCATCTCTTAAACTAGCACTAACATGTAAATACGATTTAAGGATGTTGGTCCATTATGTCTTCAAAAGAAATGCGGGTTTTCCACTTCTAATGCTGCCATGCAATTCTTTATCATAAACAATCCATCAACATGCTTAAATGTTGCTCTCATTGGGCAAACGCCAGGCATTAACTTTCCCATCTCAGTCAAAAAGATTTACCATACTCTCAACTGTAAATATGTCCTCTTCCAATGATCAATATATTTAGAAAAGTTGTCTTCTGCACATGCAGTTCTTTTTAACTTGTTTATTTTGCTGATGAACGGTGTAgttattttttcctaaaacgATTTGAATTGGTtatgggcatgctttctttcctAGATACTTTTCAGCCTCTTTAGGCAATTTGGGAGCAATAATTTTGGGGTTTTCCCTGCTCATCCGCATCAGTTAAAACATGTCTACCGCTACTTTTTCTTTTACTATAAATGCTCCTTCTTCATACCGCTTGATGATGTATTGGACCATTTAGTGACTTGTGTTTAATAAATTACCAACTCCTCTAAAGGTCTACTTTGGATGCTTTTGTAcgagttttattttgatacacTGTATGAATTCCATCTTTGAGATCTTAAATCAATTATGGAGCATTAACATAGATCTAAATATGTCTTTTACATAGCTACATAAAAAGTCTAAATGTTTTAAATCACAATAtcttggtagtcaattttcgcCACTTCTTCCAaaacgtttttgttttcattatttgtttaaaattaaggttGCCTATATCTATATCTTCCATAACAAAGTCGGTATCAGTAAGACCAGCGTGGTTTTCCAATAAGTAATCGCACCAGCATCCGAAAAACCATCGAGGCTGTATGGAACAAACCTTTCATTCAATGAAAGCTTTGAACAACATAGAACgacttgtaaaattttggacaGTTTAAAATGGGCAGGTTGCTGCAGCAACTTTTATTCGCCTCCATTATCGTTTCTAACTATTTCCATATTCTTGTTGGTTTGGTTTTGAACCAAACtctgaatgaaataaaatttttcatcatATCAGGCTtagatgttaaaaataaatatacacaacaaaatcatccaaaaatgtcAGAAGTTAATAGGCTCCACCAAGTGAATTTTATTCCATTAATGCACAGTTATCAGAATGAACAAGCTCTTGCACTTCCCTTGTTTTCGATTCTGATTTAGTGGAAGACTTTCTTGAGTACTTCCTTTAATATATAAGACATATTTTTCATATCTATGAAATCTAAGCCATTTACAGGTACTTTCCTCATCTTGTTCATGGTTTTATGATTAATATCTCCCAGTCTTCGATGCCATAACTcataaaaagttttcttttccgTAAGCATGTTTATTGCATTTCCTTCATAACTAGTATGAAGAGCTTAtcgttaattttgtttccagtTGTAAACAAAAGTTCTTTGgttcgaaattttgcatttACATAATATATTCTTAGACCCAATTTTctaatttaacattttcttttgcTTCTACGTCCAAGCTATAAGTATCTGCCACGATTACTTCtaaatttttgattatattcgtCATATGTTCGGAAGCTCCCGATTCAATACAACATTCAAGCCTACTCTTATGATTTAAATTTGCTATAAAAGAtgtaaaaagaaattgttttttgtaaacGTTTTCAGTCTTACctttatttttgtaggagtttTATTTTCTCTCCAGTAATTTTGAAGTCTGAGTTTTCCAAACACATGACCATTGGCTTGTGCTCATCACGCAGTCCGGCCAACAACAATAATCCTATCCATTCCTCTAATACAATCATTCCAactgaatttaatttatgtggTGTAATAATGACTCTGTTGACATACGCATCTACAGAATCAGGTCTTCAACCAGCAAAAGCTGCTTGTAAACGATCCCCCACCTCTTTCGATTTTGTTGCGATCTTGACATGAACccattttttttggttcaaaaaaataaaattatctttgttTTCATCTTCATATATATCTTCATACTCTAAAAAATTGTGATATACTAACTTCCAATCTTCAAAATTATCACGGCCTTTTAAATTCTCAATTTGCTTATTAACGGGTCTTTAAAGTAAGATATAAGTTTCTATAATCTGATTTGCCAGTTGCCACACAAATTTCCTCTAAGTAAATgtaactttattggaaaatttccttaaaagttagtgaagaaaaatattacactatcaagtcaagtctacttaagTTAAAATGTTAGCTGGTCATGTTTTCTTATTCAAATGAAAGCTGGTTTATTCTTCTTGGCCACTTACCGACAGTGCCTTAGACTCGGACTCAGTGCTTCACAATACAACGGTTGGTTGCCTTCTGCTTCCTCACGATATTGAACCTCAACAAAAGTTGAATAGGAAATATGTGCAGTGGGGACGTTTATCAGAAGTTGAATCAGCATCAAATCGTTAgaaataaagaataattttagatttaaagtATCTATAGATACACTTCACTACACTCAATGATGCCACATCCATTAATAACAACATATGCGATGTCAGGTCTTGATCCACCAAAAGGCTACCCACGGCTTCTTGATATGTTAGTAGGTTTCATTTGCTGGATTAAACAAGCCGAAATTATTTCAAAGCAACATCCAGTTTTGAATTGCACTCAGACTACTTTAAttaaggggccggttatagctatcagtaaaatccatcagcaaaatgtttgtttttagtttttgaaaatgttacatGAACGGACACACACTCCTAAGCTctatggaaccagtttgagtcccttacgaaatgtgagaggctgattatgctgatatgatttagatcgttgaAGAAAAATTCTCATAGGTAATTCTTGCTTTTTTGAgtcagagcagggcatgtacagagaaggtgaagaactgtctCCTCCTCTTCCTtttccatacagcttctgcaaaagtcatttgggaatacgcctagtcgcgtggcgtgcattcctattagacagtgtccggttataaCACCTATTActgagcttatatgcgatctgcttagagatagaaAGAACATTGATCggtttaaatctagtgttggcaaGATGTGTTTTGTGACCTGGCACGACGTGATGTTGTTCCATCttgtgtttgccttcttcatagcgtcttgcattagcaacagtttacaagtagcgattggtatgccagcatttgccaaaaGTGGTAAGTGGGCtacactgtaccgttcctggcgagttcatctgccttacagttacctggaatgtcacTATGGCCAGGCACCCAGCAAAGAtcaatattaaactgttgtgccatctccattagagatgatcgacag
It encodes:
- the LOC129941000 gene encoding parafibromin, translated to MADPLSLLRQYNIKKKEIVEKNSQIVFGEFSWHKTVKTNYLKYGSGKNGSLKEYYSLECLLYLLRNVLLQHSVYVRQCAAEDIPAVNRPDRKELLAYLNGETSTCASIDKSAPLEIPTQIKRPLESDGSGPEIFAKKARFEDMQVQKVREQLAARWSVNRKEATVNVDNIKSLSETMSVEKIAAIKAKRLANKRITIKRHDNEDVMGNDMRAILDFDVDSTKDIISRERQWRTRTTILQSTGKIFAKNIIALLQGIKAREEGRNRPPQNIKVPEPVRVSKPQQQLAQYNRYDQERFNRQKEETEGFKIDTMGTYHGMSLKSVTEGSSAQRKTQIPNNFGLDNKNPKVVPSNVPKRVSRTPIIIIPSTNSSLITMYNAKDILQDLKYVSTEEKKKGGYSRDNEVLLQRRKNNTTVSYRIIDNHQKLAPHDWNRVVAVFVMGPAWQFKGWPWDGNPVEIFSKICAFHLRFNEMKLDGNVGKWAVNLLNLSQTKRHLDRAVLMSFWEKLDKYMLKYKPELKF